In the genome of Campylobacter sp. CNRCH_2014_0184h, one region contains:
- a CDS encoding phosphatidate cytidylyltransferase encodes MFSKTRILSAIVMIAVIAVVALVDNFLINFAIFGVLLFLAFNEAKAMFKSKHASAFVALCIFAIGAFLDKPFFIGFMALILILGYLVYKKSENLNELMPYIYPTLPILMLYQVLSYEGMFVLFWLIVIVVACDSGAYFIGKLIGERAFSPTSPNKTLEGVVGGIVCAGILGTIIGSFEFSLVKSIYISLIVAIFAVIGDLLESYFKRQAGIKDSGNLIPGHGGVLDRIDAVIIAAFAMATLV; translated from the coding sequence ATGTTTTCAAAGACAAGAATTCTTAGTGCTATTGTGATGATAGCTGTGATAGCTGTTGTTGCTTTAGTAGATAATTTTTTGATTAATTTTGCTATTTTTGGTGTTTTATTGTTTTTGGCATTTAATGAAGCAAAAGCTATGTTTAAAAGCAAACATGCAAGTGCCTTTGTAGCTTTGTGTATTTTTGCAATAGGAGCATTTTTAGATAAACCTTTCTTTATAGGCTTTATGGCTTTGATTTTGATTTTAGGATATTTGGTTTATAAAAAAAGTGAAAATTTAAATGAACTTATGCCTTATATATATCCTACTTTGCCTATTTTAATGCTTTATCAAGTATTAAGCTATGAGGGTATGTTTGTATTATTTTGGCTTATAGTGATTGTCGTTGCTTGTGATAGTGGGGCGTATTTTATAGGAAAGCTCATTGGTGAGAGAGCTTTTTCTCCAACAAGCCCAAATAAAACTTTAGAAGGTGTAGTAGGTGGCATAGTTTGCGCAGGGATTTTAGGAACTATCATAGGTTCTTTTGAATTTAGCTTAGTAAAAAGTATTTATATATCTTTAATCGTAGCTATTTTTGCTGTGATAGGGGATTTGCTTGAGAGTTATTTTAAGAGACAAGCAGGCATTAAAGATAGCGGTAATTTAATCCCAGGACATGGGGGAGTTTTAGATAGAATTGATGCTGTTATCATTGCGGCATTTGCAATGGCAACTTTGGTATGA
- a CDS encoding NFACT RNA binding domain-containing protein yields MKYTDLIQIKDYFKQFQRLNYLKRLDDNILELSLDHQAFILDLTRGKSGIYQDKLQAKAYNAPFDFMLKKYFSNAKILNLEVLENNRILSFEVLSEKSYKAYGAKIYFEFTGKNTNVIITDTNDIIIEALRHIDKSYRIVKIGEKLQALKAYEIKEEFVKIDDFNVYFKESAKKLQQERLKDIKENKLLNVDKKIFTLKESIENLEQESNLLKKAQELSQKADVLFANLNSLKDYQREFILQDFNASELAFKLEDTPKNSANEFYKMAKKLKQKAKNINIEREILSEKLDFLINLKDLIAKSASLRELEVLMPKKSKKTKKEELNAGVSSFYFDEFKISVGRNEKANEYLLKIAKKDDIWLHVKDYPSAHVIITSNKLKISQLVLEFAAKLCVEFSKLSSGTYLVDYTSKNFVKVREKAFVNYTNYKTISILKE; encoded by the coding sequence ATGAAATATACAGATTTAATACAAATAAAAGATTATTTTAAACAATTTCAAAGGCTAAATTATCTCAAACGTCTTGATGATAATATCTTAGAGCTTAGCTTAGATCATCAAGCTTTTATACTAGATTTAACACGTGGAAAAAGTGGAATTTACCAAGATAAGCTCCAAGCAAAAGCTTATAATGCACCTTTTGATTTTATGTTAAAAAAATACTTTTCTAATGCAAAGATTTTAAATTTAGAAGTATTAGAAAATAATAGAATTTTATCTTTTGAAGTTTTATCAGAAAAATCTTACAAAGCTTATGGGGCTAAGATTTATTTTGAATTTACAGGAAAAAACACCAATGTCATCATTACAGATACTAATGATATTATCATAGAAGCTTTGCGTCATATAGATAAAAGTTATCGTATTGTAAAAATAGGTGAAAAACTCCAAGCTTTAAAAGCTTATGAGATCAAAGAAGAATTTGTAAAGATTGATGATTTTAATGTGTATTTTAAAGAAAGTGCTAAAAAGTTACAGCAAGAGCGCTTAAAAGATATAAAAGAAAATAAACTTTTAAATGTAGATAAAAAAATTTTTACCCTTAAAGAGAGTATAGAAAATTTAGAACAAGAAAGCAATTTATTAAAAAAAGCTCAAGAGTTAAGTCAAAAGGCAGATGTTTTATTTGCTAATTTAAATTCTTTAAAAGATTATCAAAGAGAATTTATTTTGCAAGATTTTAATGCAAGTGAGCTTGCTTTTAAGCTTGAAGATACACCTAAAAATAGTGCAAATGAATTTTACAAAATGGCTAAAAAGCTAAAACAAAAGGCTAAAAATATTAATATAGAAAGAGAAATTTTAAGTGAAAAACTTGATTTTTTAATCAATTTAAAAGATTTAATTGCTAAAAGCGCTTCTTTACGAGAATTAGAAGTTTTAATGCCTAAAAAAAGTAAAAAAACCAAAAAAGAAGAGTTAAACGCAGGGGTTAGTAGCTTTTATTTTGATGAGTTTAAAATCAGTGTAGGACGCAATGAAAAAGCTAATGAGTATTTATTAAAAATAGCTAAAAAAGATGATATTTGGTTGCATGTGAAAGATTATCCTAGTGCACATGTGATCATTACTTCAAATAAATTAAAAATAAGTCAATTAGTGCTAGAATTTGCCGCAAAGCTTTGTGTGGAATTTTCCAAGCTAAGTTCTGGAACTTATTTGGTCGATTATACGAGTAAGAATTTTGTTAAAGTTAGAGAGAAGGCTTTTGTAAATTATACAAATTATAAGACTATAAGCATTTTAAAGGAGTGA
- a CDS encoding NTP transferase domain-containing protein codes for MSEKIPYPCVILCGGKSSRMGEDKSLLQVDDKNLTLYQYEKMSRIFNQVFISTKKDKFHQKNLALILDEDLNNYSPLIALNSILKHFQNTYVFILSVDSPNISKESIFKLFHHLKSQNVLLASTKKHKHYLCGFYHSRNFEKTLQFLQENNHKLALFCDTMKAEFIDFKNENEFINLNYFNEYKKWLHEKDNLTHNMCF; via the coding sequence ATGAGTGAAAAAATTCCCTATCCTTGCGTGATTTTATGTGGCGGAAAGTCTTCACGCATGGGAGAAGATAAAAGCTTATTGCAAGTAGATGATAAAAACTTAACTCTTTATCAATATGAAAAAATGTCAAGAATTTTTAATCAAGTTTTTATTAGTACTAAAAAAGATAAATTTCATCAAAAAAACTTAGCGCTTATTTTAGATGAGGATTTAAACAACTACTCCCCACTCATTGCCTTAAATTCCATACTCAAACATTTTCAAAACACCTATGTATTTATCCTTAGCGTGGATAGCCCAAACATAAGCAAAGAAAGTATTTTCAAACTTTTTCATCATCTAAAATCACAAAATGTACTCTTAGCAAGCACAAAAAAACACAAGCATTATTTATGTGGATTTTATCATAGTAGAAATTTTGAAAAAACTTTGCAATTTTTACAAGAAAATAACCACAAACTAGCTCTTTTTTGTGATACAATGAAAGCAGAATTTATAGATTTTAAAAATGAAAATGAGTTTATAAATTTAAATTATTTTAACGAATACAAAAAGTGGCTTCATGAAAAAGACAATCTTACCCATAATATGTGCTTTTAG
- a CDS encoding phospholipase A, which produces MKKTILPIICAFSALANEDLINQALEYERQGEYKKAMQIYKSLALKDTAKTKNLELSLNNEQNATKEHKIDDFNPRSEALANYLGTEKSYNPFGISTHNLSYFMPVSYSFSKRDYKSTETKFQVSLKKTLFENLLGLNESYNIAYTQISWWQLYEHSSPFRETNYLPEFFINFPVSGHGAFENLKNVRVGLLHESNGQDDPKSRSWNRIYLSNAWFFGDFVFIPRVWLRIPEKSSEDDNPDIEKYLGNFDINLAYTQDDYFINILWRNNLNFANNRGAVEISGAYKISNNGLYIYTQYFNGYGESLIEYNKSSSRLSSGILLMY; this is translated from the coding sequence ATGAAAAAGACAATCTTACCCATAATATGTGCTTTTAGTGCTTTAGCAAATGAAGATTTAATCAATCAAGCCTTAGAATATGAAAGACAAGGTGAGTATAAAAAGGCTATGCAAATTTATAAAAGCTTAGCTTTAAAAGATACAGCAAAAACAAAAAATTTAGAACTTTCTCTTAACAATGAGCAAAATGCAACAAAAGAACATAAAATAGATGATTTTAACCCAAGAAGCGAAGCTTTAGCAAATTATCTTGGCACAGAAAAATCATACAATCCTTTTGGTATTAGCACACATAATCTTAGCTATTTTATGCCTGTTTCTTATAGTTTTAGCAAAAGAGATTATAAAAGCACTGAAACTAAATTTCAAGTAAGTCTTAAAAAAACTCTTTTTGAAAATCTTTTGGGTTTAAATGAAAGTTACAACATAGCTTATACACAAATTTCGTGGTGGCAGCTTTATGAGCATTCATCACCTTTTAGGGAGACTAATTATTTGCCTGAATTTTTCATCAATTTTCCTGTAAGTGGGCATGGAGCTTTTGAAAATTTAAAAAATGTACGCGTTGGTTTATTACACGAATCAAACGGGCAAGATGACCCAAAATCAAGATCTTGGAATAGAATTTATCTAAGCAATGCATGGTTTTTTGGGGACTTTGTGTTCATACCTAGGGTTTGGCTAAGAATTCCTGAAAAAAGCTCAGAGGATGATAATCCTGATATAGAAAAATATTTGGGTAATTTTGATATCAATCTTGCTTATACTCAAGATGACTATTTTATCAATATCTTATGGCGTAATAATTTAAATTTTGCTAATAACCGCGGTGCAGTGGAAATAAGCGGAGCTTATAAAATCTCTAACAATGGCTTGTATATTTACACTCAATATTTTAACGGATATGGTGAGAGTCTTATTGAGTATAATAAATCTTCAAGCAGACTCTCAAGCGGAATTTTGCTAATGTATTAA